The DNA sequence CTTTCACACGCTCAGCAAATTGTTTATCTCTTAACCCGTAGATCAGTGGGCTTAGTAACCTTGGTAgaacatttgaaaacaaaaacagaataaacAGAATGGTTGTTCGACTCTGAGGAAAAAGATCTACAAGCACTGTACTGAGGAGTGGGGTGATGTAGGACATCATACACAGTAAAAGCTGACCTCCGTGCAGCAGTATCGTGTTCCGGCCCTTTCTAGCAGACACTCGATCTGCACTCGCAGCGTTTGCTGCAGAAAGAACCTTAAAGTAGGTGACAATCAGTGTAATCCACACAAATAACAAATACACAACATTTGACACAGTATCATTGACTACATGTTGCCAGGTGTTGCGAATGATCACCATGTGACATAAAACGGCAGTAGAGAAAAAGCTTTCTGTACGAGTTGATAATGTAATGAATATATCACTGAAAGCCGGCACTGCTGACAGAATCCATATGAACCAGATGAGCATGTATGTCCTGCGAACTGTACATATTTGTGGGTGATGTAGTGGCTTGCAAATGGCGATGTAACGCTCTATTGCCATGCAGGCCAGATTCAGTGGAGAGTTCTTGGTGACTATAACggtaacaaataaaacaacacaacaaactgAGAGACTGAAGGGACCTACAGCATATGTTGTGACTTGTAAGCCCACAGAAATGGACAACATTATCATGTCATTGATTACCAAATGGGTGTATAAAATGTATCTTGGGTCACTATAGAAAACAGAACTTTTGCAGAAGACAAGCACAAATGTCCCATTGATATAGTTGATGATTAGGCTGAAGACTACACTAATAAAGTTCTTGATGAAGGAGTCATAAAACTGATCTTTCTGAACGGTGCTGTTCATTATGATCCAGTGACCTGCAACAGCTGAGGAATTCCAGTGGAAAAATCACTTACAGATTTAGATAAGTACACTATCATTGGAATAATATGTTGTAGTGTCGCAGCACTCAATGTCAGTATTTCAGTTATCAGTATAAAGTTATACAAGCTCACTTAAGTACTGTATACAATGCATGAGCATTATAAAACAACATCAATATTAATTAGATAATGCTGAAGCGAAAAGAAATTCACATGTTCCACAAATTTGATGACTCTGAAATTCATAAACTGACCTGCCTTATTCCTATGGCCTCTGACCTCAAAGAAATGCATTATAGCCTCTACTGTATTTATCCCTATGATTGTGCAATGGTTGTGCTCTCTGAAGGGCAAACTGAACAACTGAGGATTTGTGCTGAATTAATGAGCTCCTTTAAAATGACGCAAGCTTGATCAAGGTTTACATGACCTCGATGCTTTTTTTTGGGAAGTTTAAATTACAATGTCCTGCAAAGTGACCTGATAGACTGCATCTAAAACTATTCCAAACGGTAATTCGGGTTTTAATAGGCTGTATAGTATATGCAGTTTCTAATGAGTAACCTCATACTGCTTCAGAAACTACAAGGAATATCTGTACTTTTAAAATCCATGTAAAACCGGAGGgcttttttatttccagttataGCAACTATAAAATGTGCtcatacacatacattttaaataatttattttactattttaaacaaatttaactACCCActcttatatattattataaaatctttATAAACTGTATAGTTTCgatagtgtttattaatttagcaaTATGAAGGACTTTTCAAACAggtctttcatttttaaatacacaaattatattttgttcttCTGAATCATATTCAAACAATTTCTTCAAATGTCATGTTGCctgttaaaatgaaattttagatttttgaaaCATTTCTCTACTCCAGAAATCAGCGTCACCTACAAATCATACATGTGGAATCGATATGAACAAAACATCATCCAGGCTTATGAGAGAACTGGCTGGCTGGCTTTAGTTTGTGTGCTTTAGAGACAAAGCACCTGAGCCAATACTTGCGAAACTTCTCATCCCTGAATCCATAAATCATAGGACTGAGAAATCGTGGGATTATGTAGACCAGAAGAAAATTAACATAACGGATCTCTAGGCCGTACATTGGAAACAGTTGTATGAGCGGAGCCTGCATGGACGGCACGACAAACGCCAGCATGCACAGCAGCAGCTGAACCCCGTGGAGTAACACTGTGTTACGGGCCTTCTTGGCTGACACCAGGTCAGTGGAGGCCGCACGGGCCGTCAGCATGATCTTACAGTACGTATAAAGCAAAGTcaagaaaacaaaagagaaatacACACTATCAAACACGCAGTTCTTGTAATAAATCGAACGGTCTTGGAATAGGAGGGAGTGATCACAGAAAATGGATGAGTGGAAGAACACTGGTGGTTCTTTGGCCACGGTGATGAAAAGATCAGTAATGGGAGGGGTGAGACTCAGGAGGAATATGACTCCGATCATCCACATGGTCCGTGTGACAGTACAGATGTGGCTGTAATGGAGGGGGAAGCAAATGGAGATGTAGCACTCCAGGGCCATGCCGGCCAGGATGAGCGGGGTGGAGCGTGTGGTCGTCACAGCGGTCATGATCAATGGACAGCAGGCGGATGCCAGAATCTTTGAGAAGGCATAACTCACCTAGAGCAGGAAGAAAAGAACACAAATGACATGCACAATGGAAATGATATGGTTTCATTCTACAATCTTTGTGCTTAAAC is a window from the Carassius auratus strain Wakin unplaced genomic scaffold, ASM336829v1 scaf_tig00215067, whole genome shotgun sequence genome containing:
- the LOC113093523 gene encoding odorant receptor 131-2-like, whose product is MNSTVQKDQFYDSFIKNFISVVFSLIINYINGTFVLVFCKSSVFYSDPRYILYTHLVINDMIMLSISVGLQVTTYAVGPFSLSVCCVVLFVTVIVTKNSPLNLACMAIERYIAICKPLHHPQICTVRRTYMLIWFIWILSAVPAFSDIFITLSTRTESFFSTAVLCHMVIIRNTWQHVVNDTVSNVVYLLFVWITLIVTYFKVLSAANAASADRVSARKGRNTILLHGGQLLLCMMSYITPLLSTVLVDLFPQSRTTILFILFLFSNVLPRLLSPLIYGLRDKQFAERVKVYFCCKKTQIIRVT
- the LOC113093525 gene encoding odorant receptor 131-2-like, which produces MNSSTLILLNAIPRDSFSAALTKNIVAMLVWLALSILNCSMVSTFRKHSFFYEDPRYIMFICMVINDGVQLTLVTALYVVSYAFSKILASACCPLIMTAVTTTRSTPLILAGMALECYISICFPLHYSHICTVTRTMWMIGVIFLLSLTPPITDLFITVAKEPPVFFHSSIFCDHSLLFQDRSIYYKNCVFDSVYFSFVFLTLLYTYCKIMLTARAASTDLVSAKKARNTVLLHGVQLLLCMLAFVVPSMQAPLIQLFPMYGLEIRYVNFLLVYIIPRFLSPMIYGFRDEKFRKYWLRCFVSKAHKLKPASQFSHKPG